A genome region from Campylobacter ureolyticus ACS-301-V-Sch3b includes the following:
- a CDS encoding TrbC/VirB2 family protein, with protein sequence MKRYLMLFFIFGAVFAFASTTGGGLPWESPLQTIKASITGPVAFIISLLAIVAAGVGLVFGGEFSGFVKTLIYVVLVVALIVGAVNIMNMFGASGALI encoded by the coding sequence TTGAAAAGATATTTAATGCTTTTCTTTATTTTTGGTGCTGTGTTTGCATTTGCTTCAACAACAGGTGGAGGATTACCTTGGGAAAGCCCACTTCAAACCATTAAAGCAAGTATTACAGGTCCTGTTGCTTTTATTATTTCTTTATTGGCAATAGTCGCAGCTGGTGTTGGACTTGTATTTGGTGGAGAATTTTCAGGTTTTGTTAAAACTCTTATATACGTAGTTTTGGTTGTTGCTTTAATTGTTGGTGCTGTAAATATTATGAATATGTTTGGGGCTTCTGGGGCTTTAATATGA
- the trbB gene encoding P-type conjugative transfer ATPase TrbB, whose product MNAEFQDRIIVKIKRELGDEILNFLYDDETIEIMLNSDSNLWVEKLGQDMQCHGKFSESKAKSIIGSVASFLDTTVNVDNPILECELPVDGSRFEALIPPVVATPTFTIRKKAIKIFTLDDYIKSEILTPKQKQIIEKAILERENILIVGGTGSGKTTFANAIIAGIARLTPEHRIIIIEDTAELQCASKNKVVLRTSDKADMLRLLKATMRLRPDRIIVGETRGKEALDLLKAWNTGHPGGIATVHANSAYGGLTRLEQLISEVSTTNMSELIAEAVNLVVFIKKTNNGRKIKEIIKISGFNNENKKYIFNQI is encoded by the coding sequence ATGAACGCTGAATTTCAAGATCGCATAATTGTTAAGATCAAAAGAGAACTTGGAGATGAGATCTTAAATTTTCTTTATGATGATGAAACAATAGAAATTATGCTTAATTCTGATTCGAACCTTTGGGTTGAAAAACTAGGGCAAGATATGCAATGTCATGGTAAATTTTCAGAATCAAAAGCAAAATCTATAATTGGATCAGTTGCTTCTTTTTTAGATACAACCGTAAATGTAGATAATCCAATACTTGAATGCGAACTCCCAGTTGATGGCTCACGCTTTGAAGCACTAATTCCGCCAGTTGTGGCAACTCCAACTTTTACCATACGAAAAAAAGCAATCAAAATTTTTACCTTAGATGATTATATTAAATCAGAAATTTTAACACCAAAACAAAAACAAATAATTGAAAAAGCAATTTTAGAAAGAGAAAATATTTTGATCGTTGGTGGAACAGGAAGTGGAAAAACAACTTTTGCAAATGCAATAATTGCAGGTATTGCAAGACTTACACCAGAACACAGAATTATAATCATAGAAGATACAGCAGAATTACAATGTGCTTCAAAAAACAAAGTTGTATTAAGAACTAGTGATAAAGCTGATATGCTAAGACTTTTAAAAGCAACAATGCGTTTAAGACCTGATAGGATAATTGTTGGAGAAACTAGGGGAAAAGAAGCTTTGGATCTATTAAAAGCTTGGAATACAGGTCATCCAGGTGGAATTGCAACAGTTCATGCAAATTCTGCTTATGGAGGACTTACACGACTAGAACAATTAATTAGCGAAGTATCAACTACAAATATGAGCGAACTCATCGCAGAAGCTGTAAATTTAGTTGTTTTTATCAAAAAAACAAACAACGGAAGAAAAATAAAAGAAATTATAAAAATTTCAGGTTTTAACAATGAAAATAAAAAATACATTTTTAATCAAATTTAA
- the trbD gene encoding conjugal transfer protein TrbD — MSEQLQRADIYSALNKPNLIFGADRELILVTGVISFALIFTGLTFITTILGLFLLFFCGFFLRLMAKSDPLMRFIFMRQLKYKNFYVARSTPFIKA; from the coding sequence ATGAGCGAACAACTACAAAGAGCTGATATATATTCGGCTCTAAATAAGCCAAATTTGATTTTTGGTGCCGATAGAGAGTTGATACTTGTAACAGGTGTAATCAGCTTTGCATTAATTTTTACAGGTCTTACGTTTATAACTACTATTCTTGGTTTATTTTTGCTTTTCTTTTGTGGTTTTTTTCTTAGACTTATGGCAAAAAGCGATCCACTAATGAGATTTATATTTATGAGACAATTAAAATATAAAAACTTTTATGTAGCGAGATCAACTCCATTTATAAAGGCTTAA